In the genome of Bacillota bacterium, the window GCAGGCCGCGACGGCGAAATTCGGTAAGGGCGACCTCAGCCCCGGGGATCAGCCTCCCCCGAAAGGTCAGCGTCCCGTCAACGTCCAGCAGCAATGCCTTCCACCGCAAGTAGCCCACCCCCGGCCTGGAGGAAATCAACCCTATGTCGCTCAACTGACGTCGTCTTTTTCGGCCTTGCCTCCCGTGCTATAATGGCTGATGACGCGGGCCTTCGCCCTCGGCCTTCGCAGCGCGGAGGGGTGACGGAGCGGTTTATCGTGGCGGTCTTGAAAACCGTTGCGGGACTTAGCACCCGCCGTGGGTTCGAATCCCACCCCCTCCGCCAGGTCCGAGCCTAGTTCACGTCGCCCAGATACACAGGTCCCCCTTTACGGGTTTGGGGAATCAGTTCCTTCAACACGGCCGGGTACAGCCGGTATTGTCCCAGTTCATCCAGGTCAAGCCACACCACAGAGACCTGGTTCGCATCCGGGTTGCTACCGAGGGCGGGGGCGGCTTCCCCGGCCAGCGCGCACGAAAACATGAGTTCAACCTGGTGTACGTCACCGTCGTACTCGGCGAACTCGTGGTTCCGTCCGATGTACTCACGCACGTACAGCAGGTCTCCCACGTGTACCGTCACCCCGATTTCCTCCATGCACTCCCTCTGCAATGCCGAGACCATGGTTTCCCCGGGGTGCTGGCCTCCTCCCGGCAGGAGGTAGTAGTCCCCCCACGGGTCCCTGTTCCGCGTGACCAGGAGCTGTCGGTCCCGGATGATGACGGCCCTCACCGACACCCTGACCGCACTCACCGCCATCCCCCCTGGGGCCTCAAGGGAACACACCCGGGACACCTTCGGCACCGAAACGCGCTTTCCCTGCGCGGCGCCACGTGACGCGCACGTGCGCCCGTGCCCCGTGCGCACGGTGGTCACGAGACGGCGTACCGGGCAGTCGCTGCCGGGTGCTGTGTCGCGTGTCGCGTGCCCGACAGGCGCGTCGCGTGCCCGACAGGGGGGTGTGCCCGACGCTTGCCTGATAACGGTCCGTCTGCTAGAATTGGTGGCGTGCGGAGGGGTACTCAAGCTGGTTGAAGAGGCGAGTTTGCTAAACTCGTAGTGGGGCGCAAGCTCCAGCGCGGGTTCGAATCCCGCCCCCTCCGCCAGCCGACCAAGGTACAGCGCCAACAGCTTCGCGGAGGGATTATGTTCTAGTCGCCCACACTTGCTATTCCCGTTTCCAGACCAGCCCAGCCCGGACGGTTCGCCAGCAAAGGCCCTGGAGAAGAGCCTACTGGTATAGATCGATCAGGCCACTGCCCAGTCTTGCGAGAGAGCCTCGGCCTGCTCCAGCACGGTGCGGAGAGCACGGGGGTCCGGGGGACGGAGGGAGCCAGAAGCCCGCCGGCAGGCGCCGAGACGGGGGGAATGAGCGTTGCTCGGGGCGAAGATGGCACGGTGGACCCTGGCATGCGTGGTAGGACTGGCCCTGGTTGCCGGGGCGGCGACCCCGTGCCTGGCCGCCGACCGACCGCCCACCCGGGAATGCTGGCAGCTTATGTCCCGGGCAGCTGAACTCGAGAGGCAGGGTCGCTGGGAGGAATGCATCCCGCTCTGGCGGCAAATCGTCGCCATCGAAGCCCCGTACGGGGACGATACCGCCCTGCTGCGCCTGGGGACATTCTGGCAGAAGATAGCCCGCACATGCGACCGGCTGGGGCGGTACCCCGACGCCGTGGACGCGTATGAGCAGGAAGTGCGGGCGTGGCGGCAACTCGCCGGGGTCAGGCCCGAGGTAACGGCGGAGTGGTACCGGTACGACCTGGCCCGCATCGAGGGCATCCGCACCGAGTTCGAAGTCTACCGGGAGGTGCCCGCCCCGGCGCCGGACGGCAGCGGGGGCACTGGCGGACTCGCGAAATACGAACCTGCCGCCGGCTGCTACCTGGGGGGTTGCTTCGAGCTTGACCCTGCCGTCGAAGGCGACCCGTCGCGTGCGGCGGCGGCGTACGGCAGGCCGCACGCGGCTTTCCTCGTCTACGTGGACTGGGGCGACCCCATCCCCGAGCAGGTCCTGTCGCGGGCGGCCATAAACGACGTCGCCCTGCAGGTTGCCCTCCAGCCCCAGCAGGGGCTGGACGCAGTAGGCGAAGGACCTTACCTGGAGGGCCTGCTACGGCGTCTGTCGGCGTTCGGGAGGCCGGTTTTCCTGCGCTTCGGCGCCGAGATGAACGGCAACTGGACGCTGTGGTCGGGAGACGCCCAACTCTACATAGAAAAGTTCCGGCTGGTGGCGAAGGCAGCCCGGCGGCTGGCGCCCAACGTGGCCATGGTTTGGGCTCCCAACCATGCCCCCGAGGAGAACATCGAGGCGTACTACCCCGGTGACGAGTGCGTCGACTGGGTGGGCGTAAACTTCTACTGCGACTACTACATGTCCGGCGACCCGGGCCAGGATCGCTTTGCCCAGCACCTCTACCACCAGGGGAAACTGGCTTCGCCTCTGGAGAAGCTGGACTACGTGTACGCGCTGTACTCGGATAAGAAGCCCATCATGGTGTGTGAGTTTGGGATCGCGCACCGTTCGGTCACCACCGGCGAGGACGTCACGGACTGGGCGCTCCGCCAGCTGGGCATGACCTACGGGTACCTGCCCCTGCGCTTTCCCCGGGTGAAGGCAGCCTTCTACTTTTCAGTGGATCAGGCCAGTCCGTCCTACCGCCCGGCCAACCGGTGGTCGAACTACTGCCTTTCTGCAAACCGCGAGTTGCAGGACCGCTATCGGGAATTGACCCGTAGCCCCTACTTCCTGAGCCGGGTGGGGGAGTCGTCCCCGCTGGCCCACCGGCCCCTTGAAGAAGCGGGCCTGATCCCGGGGCCGAACCGGCTGCTCGCTTACGCCAGGATGGCTTACCCGTTCGCCGGGCGTGTCGAGTGGCTGTGGGACGGGGTCAAAGTGGTGGAGTCGGATCAGGCTCCCTTTGTCGCGAACCTCGAGGTCCCGGTGGCTGATGGTCGGGTCCACTACCTGCTGGTCCGCGCAACTTCTGCGGACGGCCGCCAG includes:
- a CDS encoding NUDIX domain-containing protein, which gives rise to MSAVRVSVRAVIIRDRQLLVTRNRDPWGDYYLLPGGGQHPGETMVSALQRECMEEIGVTVHVGDLLYVREYIGRNHEFAEYDGDVHQVELMFSCALAGEAAPALGSNPDANQVSVVWLDLDELGQYRLYPAVLKELIPQTRKGGPVYLGDVN
- a CDS encoding S-layer homology domain-containing protein, whose translation is MLGAKMARWTLACVVGLALVAGAATPCLAADRPPTRECWQLMSRAAELERQGRWEECIPLWRQIVAIEAPYGDDTALLRLGTFWQKIARTCDRLGRYPDAVDAYEQEVRAWRQLAGVRPEVTAEWYRYDLARIEGIRTEFEVYREVPAPAPDGSGGTGGLAKYEPAAGCYLGGCFELDPAVEGDPSRAAAAYGRPHAAFLVYVDWGDPIPEQVLSRAAINDVALQVALQPQQGLDAVGEGPYLEGLLRRLSAFGRPVFLRFGAEMNGNWTLWSGDAQLYIEKFRLVAKAARRLAPNVAMVWAPNHAPEENIEAYYPGDECVDWVGVNFYCDYYMSGDPGQDRFAQHLYHQGKLASPLEKLDYVYALYSDKKPIMVCEFGIAHRSVTTGEDVTDWALRQLGMTYGYLPLRFPRVKAAFYFSVDQASPSYRPANRWSNYCLSANRELQDRYRELTRSPYFLSRVGESSPLAHRPLEEAGLIPGPNRLLAYARMAYPFAGRVEWLWDGVKVVESDQAPFVANLEVPVADGRVHYLLVRATSADGRQVQEVLYAVDPCGRVVRQGTTVPPRAVFPDLGGHWSRAYVERLASLGVVGGFPDGSFRPDAPVTRAQFLKMLWRALGLEAALRERREVHAHLQRVLGTQAAPAVAGVPEGHWIGEIAASAVEAGVLDLSLYPRGFTPDEEIPRWEMAVLAARALGLQPGQGDAAARASTPARSGETAGQPPTTAGGFADEADIPAVARASAAAVKAAGIMTGDPAGRFLPLNGARRGEAAKVIVTALEARARSSGANTQAPPKAPPSICGGAR